One genomic region from Sphingobacterium sp. UGAL515B_05 encodes:
- a CDS encoding glutamate synthase subunit beta, with protein sequence MGKITGFKEFERVLPTKEAVEGRVKHFKEFNKGYSENELNKQAARCMDCGIPFCHSGCPLGNVIPEFNDAVYDGKWEEAYQILSSTNNFPEFTGRICPAPCESACVLGIHSSPITIEEIEKHIIEIAFKKGYVKAHKSYLKTGKRVAVVGSGPAGLAAAAQLNKAGHDVIVFERDDQVGGLLRYGIPDFKLEKSVIDRRVNLMKESGIEFKVNTEVGKDISFYELKAYDAVILATGSTVPWHMQLPGHEAKGIHFAIDFLTQQNKEVSGIAIEQDRILATDKHVVVIGDGDTGSDCIGTSNRHRAKSITQIARKPTPSKHRLKNNPWPMDKLTFGTSSSQEEGCERLWATETQEFVQDENGHIKGVKIKEVQYEVDEFGKRTRLGESEIREIPADLVLLAIGYQHTEHTLLEQLGVRVDEKGNILANDKDYQTTIDNIFTAGDCRKGQSLVVWAISEGRECARKVDEYLMGYSELESKDFLTTINA encoded by the coding sequence ATGGGAAAAATTACAGGTTTTAAAGAATTTGAGCGCGTGCTTCCGACAAAAGAAGCTGTGGAAGGTCGCGTAAAGCACTTTAAGGAATTCAATAAAGGATATTCAGAGAATGAGCTCAATAAGCAAGCTGCACGCTGTATGGATTGCGGCATTCCATTTTGCCATTCAGGTTGCCCACTGGGCAATGTTATCCCTGAATTTAACGATGCCGTATACGATGGAAAATGGGAAGAGGCCTATCAGATTTTGTCCTCCACCAATAACTTCCCCGAATTTACAGGCAGGATATGTCCGGCACCTTGCGAATCGGCATGTGTATTAGGTATACATAGCAGTCCGATTACTATTGAAGAGATTGAGAAACATATTATTGAGATCGCATTCAAAAAAGGCTATGTCAAAGCACATAAAAGCTATTTAAAAACAGGCAAACGCGTCGCTGTCGTGGGCTCTGGTCCAGCAGGACTAGCGGCTGCCGCTCAGCTCAATAAGGCTGGACACGATGTTATCGTCTTCGAACGTGATGACCAGGTTGGAGGTTTACTCCGCTACGGTATTCCGGATTTTAAATTAGAAAAATCGGTGATCGATCGCCGTGTCAATCTCATGAAAGAATCGGGAATAGAATTCAAGGTTAATACAGAAGTTGGCAAAGATATCAGCTTTTATGAATTAAAAGCTTATGATGCAGTTATATTGGCCACCGGCTCAACCGTTCCTTGGCATATGCAATTGCCGGGACATGAAGCTAAAGGAATACATTTCGCTATAGACTTTTTGACCCAACAGAATAAAGAAGTAAGCGGAATAGCTATCGAACAAGACCGCATCTTGGCAACAGACAAACATGTTGTTGTCATCGGTGACGGTGATACCGGATCAGACTGTATTGGTACATCCAATCGTCATCGTGCAAAAAGTATTACACAGATTGCCCGCAAACCTACACCATCTAAACATCGCCTAAAGAACAATCCTTGGCCGATGGACAAGCTCACATTCGGAACCTCCTCTTCCCAAGAAGAAGGCTGTGAAAGACTTTGGGCTACAGAAACCCAGGAATTTGTCCAAGACGAAAATGGTCATATTAAGGGAGTAAAAATCAAGGAAGTTCAATACGAAGTTGATGAATTTGGAAAAAGAACCCGCTTAGGAGAATCCGAGATCCGTGAAATACCGGCAGACCTCGTATTACTGGCTATTGGTTATCAACATACTGAACATACGCTCTTAGAACAGTTAGGTGTTCGTGTAGATGAAAAGGGAAATATCCTCGCAAATGACAAAGACTACCAAACGACAATTGATAATATCTTCACTGCCGGAGACTGCCGTAAAGGCCAATCGCTTGTTGTTTGGGCCATCTCCGAAGGACGCGAATGTGCTCGAAAAGTCGATGAATACCTAATGGGTTATTCAGAGCTTGAAAGCAAAGACTTCCTGACCACAATAAATGCTTAA